Proteins from a genomic interval of Molothrus ater isolate BHLD 08-10-18 breed brown headed cowbird chromosome 10, BPBGC_Mater_1.1, whole genome shotgun sequence:
- the LOC118690287 gene encoding guanylate cyclase soluble subunit beta-2-like has protein sequence MHYYFSCNIKLAKESEIQKGGVLGQHLKNQYIFSMFIYLLLQYGFINTCLKSLVVEKYGEETWEKLRLQAGVQDSFLTFEVYKDEITMQLVDKACKVLGVPADIVLREFGKYFFEFCKRSGYDHMLRTLGGNLYEFIENLDALHSYLSLSYQEMNAPSFRVEKNEDGSMHLHYYSDRRGLCHIVPGIIGAAALDFFNIEISMKIVNQTEEEERTGKKEHIVFLVTQNPLFPCKERNEFSSSSQCLADSEKQIENQLNKEDLERAKNANGDRGNSVCPVKKSHWKTLRGIITLGKGKLLRGFDPVYPKSLWIDTKTFCNGLPFHMVFDKELKVKQAGVSIQKIVPGLQTMGICLDQYFRIVHPEVPFTISSIQKFINSQFVFQTRREMMPESWKERPMLELRGQMMWMEPLQCMLYLCSPLLRTLHELEERQMHIADIAPHDVTRDLILLNQQRLAEMELSSQLERKKEELRILSKHLEEEKKKTEALLYAMLPQHVANQLKEGKRVEAGEFKECTILFSDVVTFTNICAQCEPIQIVLMLNSMYLRFDRLTTVHDVYKVETIGDAYMVVGGVPVPVPTHAERVANFALGMIMAAKGVQNPVSGNPIQIRVGIHTGPVLAGVVGEKMPRYCLFGDTVNIASRMESHGVPSKIHLSSSAYQCLKYKNFEISERGEIEVKGKGKMHTYFLIRNKSATENEIMGRPMKDLDSGHESVQSFPEGKTETIPSSHQPATQTQQKKDQTPTVAMKYVDGPTDAQNSLKRRNQMKAGGLTGKTCDSKSDGSLHGNQHADDGPRPPNQGRVKPAAEEPQNRNVRSNFCTLL, from the exons ATGCATTATTACTTCTCTTGCAATATAAAATTAGCAAAGGAATCTGAAATACAAAAAGGTGGAGTGTTGGGGCAGCATTTGAAAAACCAGTACATCTTTTCCATGTTCATATATTTGCTTTTGCAGTATGGATTTATAAACACGTGCCTGAAGTCTTTGGTGGTTGAAAAGTATGGTGAAGAAACATGGGAAAAATTAAG GCTGCAGGCTGGAGTCCAGGATTCTTTCTTGACTTTTGAGGTTTACAAAGATGAGATCACAATGCAGCTTGTCGACAAAGCCTGCAAAGTATTAG gtgtccctgctgacATTGTTCTGAGGGAGTTTGGAAAGTATTTCTTTGAATTCTGTAAGCGCTCAGGCTACGACCACATGCTGAGGACACTGGGTGGAAATCTCTATGAGTTCATAGAGAACCTGGATGCACTGCACAGCTACCTGTCCCTTTCTTACCAG gagaTGAATGCACCATCTTTTAGAGTAGAAAAGAATGAAGATGGGTCAATGCATTTACATTACTATTCAGACAGAAGAGGTCTGTGCCATATTGTGCCAG GAATCATCggtgcagcagccctggatttttttaacattgaGATTTCAATGAAAATAGTCAATcaaacagaagaagaagaaagaactgGGAAAAAGGAACATATTGTTTTTCTTGTCACTCAAAACCCTCTATTTCCGtgcaaggaaagaaatgaattttcttcctcatctcaATGTCTTGCTgactctgaaaaacaaattgaGAACCAACTGAATAAAGag GACCTTGAAAGAGCCAAGAATGCAAATGGAGACAGAGGAAACTCTGTTTGTCCTGTTAAAAAAAGTCACTGGAAAACATTAAGAGGAATAATCACATTAGGAAAAG GTAAGCTCCTGAGAGGATTTGATCCTGTTTATCCCAAGAGCCTCTGGATTGacacaaaaacattttgcaaTGGACTTCCTTTTCATATGGTTTTTGACAAAGAG ctcAAAGTGAAGCAAGCTGGGGTGAGCATTCAAAAGATTGTACCTGGCCTTCAGACCATGGGCATCTGCTTGGATCAGTATTTCAGGATCGTTCACCCAGAAGTGCCCTTCACCATCTCCAGCATTCAGAAATTCATCAACAGCCAATTTGTGTTCCAGACTAGAAGAGAGATGATGCCTGAGTCATGGAAAGAGCGGCCAATGCTAGAGCTGAGAG GGCAGATGATGTGGatggagcccctgcagtgcATGCTGTACCTGTGCTCGCCCCTGCTGCGCACGCTGCACGAGCTGGAGGAGCGGCAGATGCACATCGCGGACATCGCGCCCCACGATGTCACCAGGGACCTGATTCTCCTCAACCAGCAGAGACTGGCAGAGATGGAGCTCTCCAGCCAGctggagaggaagaaggaggagctgaggatCCTGTCCAAgcacctggaggaggagaagaagaagactGAAGCTCTGCTCTATGCCATGCTGCCCCAGCACGTGGCCAACCAGCTGAAAGAGGGGAAGAGAGTTGAGGCAG GAGAGTTCAAGGAGTGCACTATATTGTTCAGTGATGTGGTGACCTTTACCAACATTTGTGCCCAGTGTGAGCCTATTCAGATAGTTCTCATGTTAAATTCAATGTACCTGAGGTTTGACAGACTGACCACAGTGCATGATGTGTACAAG GTGGAGACGATTGGAGACGCCTACATGGTGGTggggggggtccctgtgcctgtgcccactCACGCAGAGAGAGTTGCTAATTTTGCCTTGGGCATGATAATGGCAGCCAAAGGAGTACAGAACCCAGTTTCTGGAAATCCTATCCAA ATTCGAGTTGGGATCCATACAGGTCCTGTCCTGGCGGGGGTTGTGGGAGAAAAGATGCCTCGTTACTGCTTGTTTGGAGACACGGTGAACATCGCCTCCCGCATGGAGAGCCACGGCGTCCCCAGCAAAATCCACCTGAGCTCCAGTGCCTACCA GTGCCTAAAATACAAGAATTTTGAGATTTctgaaagaggagaaatagAAGTAAAAGGCAAAGGGAAAATGCACACATACTTCCTCATTAGAAATAAATCTGCAACTGAGAATGAGATCATGGGAAGGCCAATGAAAGATTTAGATTCTGGCCATGAATCTGTTCAGTCCTTTCCAGAAGGCAAGACTGAAACTATACCAAGTTCTCATCAGCCAG CTACTCAGACTCAGCAAAAGAAGGACCAGACCCCAACTGTTGCAATGAAGTATGTTGATGGCCCCACAGATGCCCAAAACAGCCTCAAAAGAAGGAATCAGATGAAAGCTGGAGGTTTAACAG GCAAAACTTGTGATTCCAAAAGCGATGGGAGTCTCCATGGCAACCAGCATGCAGATGATGGTCCTCGTCCTCCAAACCAGGGGAGAGTCAAACCTGCTGCTGAAGAGCCACAGAATAGAAATGTTCGCTCCAATTTTTGCACTTTACTCTAA